A genomic stretch from Actinomadura rubteroloni includes:
- a CDS encoding MCE family protein translates to MRNLTGPLIKSALFIFVTVMATLVLAMSIAQTTNGTTSKYKARFTDASGLRKGDSVRIAGVQVGRIESITVKDQRIAQVTFTVDKDRTLPASSTATIKYLNLVGQRFVELDRGTGAGGTLAPGATIPVDRTTPALNLTQLFNGFQPLFAAMSPKDVNQLAASLVQVMQGEGGTVENLLSTIGSLTGTIANKDKVIGEVVDNLTTVLETVNNRGDKLTNLITTLRQLVSGLAADRKPIGDAIGALDDLATSTASLLTNGRPALKNDIAQIGRLSKNLDRDKPLVEQFLKTLPEKEATIGRLGSYGSWMNFYLCEAIVTGVKYQKVPGETHPDPTGIPRTAKRCG, encoded by the coding sequence ATGAGGAACCTCACCGGACCGCTGATCAAGTCGGCGCTGTTCATCTTCGTCACCGTCATGGCGACACTGGTCCTCGCGATGAGCATCGCCCAGACCACCAACGGCACGACGAGCAAGTACAAGGCGCGGTTCACCGACGCGTCGGGCCTGCGGAAGGGCGACAGCGTCCGCATCGCGGGCGTGCAGGTCGGACGGATCGAGTCCATCACGGTCAAGGACCAGCGGATCGCGCAGGTGACCTTCACCGTGGACAAGGACCGGACGCTGCCGGCGTCGTCCACCGCGACGATCAAGTACCTGAACCTCGTCGGCCAGCGGTTCGTCGAGCTGGACCGGGGCACGGGCGCGGGCGGAACGCTCGCGCCCGGCGCGACGATCCCCGTCGACCGCACCACCCCGGCGCTGAACCTGACGCAGCTCTTCAACGGGTTCCAGCCGCTGTTCGCTGCGATGTCCCCCAAGGACGTCAACCAGCTCGCCGCCTCGCTCGTGCAGGTCATGCAGGGCGAGGGCGGCACGGTCGAGAACCTGCTGTCCACCATCGGGTCGCTGACCGGCACGATCGCCAACAAGGACAAGGTGATCGGCGAGGTCGTGGACAACCTCACGACCGTCCTGGAGACCGTCAACAACCGCGGCGACAAGCTGACGAACCTCATCACGACGCTGCGCCAGCTCGTCTCGGGCCTCGCCGCCGACCGCAAGCCGATCGGCGACGCGATCGGCGCGCTGGACGACCTCGCCACGAGCACGGCGTCGCTGCTGACGAACGGGCGTCCCGCGCTCAAGAACGACATCGCCCAGATCGGACGGCTGTCGAAGAACCTCGACCGCGACAAGCCGCTCGTCGAGCAGTTCCTGAAGACGCTCCCCGAGAAGGAGGCCACGATCGGACGGCTCGGGTCGTACGGGTCGTGGATGAACTTCTACCTCTGCGAGGCCATCGTGACCGGCGTGAAGTACCAGAAGGTCCCGGGTGAGACGCACCCCGACCCGACCGGGATTCCCCGCACGGCGAAGAGGTGCGGCTGA